In Actinomadura citrea, a single window of DNA contains:
- a CDS encoding SAM-dependent methyltransferase: MPMPGTRAPETTPLALHRPGPARVQDYLLGGKDNYASDRDLAQRILGILPQAAGAARAARRFLAVSVALLAGRGVRQFLDLGCGLPRADNLHQMAAGRAGGARVVYVDHDPLVIAHARALLIDGGNIAALRADIRDPAAVMDSPEVRRLIDPAEPVALVFSCVLHFVPGAGDLVDRLAAVTAPGSALVVSHATADFAPGAVTEAARLYGEATSVAVHPRGGAEIARLLGPFRPLPPGVAPLIAEGPPGPRDEPVMYGAVGVR, encoded by the coding sequence ATGCCCATGCCCGGCACGAGGGCGCCGGAGACCACCCCTCTCGCCCTGCACCGGCCGGGTCCGGCGCGCGTCCAGGACTACCTCCTCGGCGGTAAGGACAACTACGCGTCCGACCGCGACCTCGCCCAGCGGATCCTGGGGATCCTCCCGCAGGCCGCGGGCGCCGCCCGCGCCGCCCGCCGCTTCCTCGCCGTCTCCGTCGCACTGCTCGCCGGACGCGGGGTGCGGCAGTTCCTCGACCTCGGCTGCGGCCTGCCGAGGGCCGACAACCTGCACCAGATGGCCGCGGGCCGCGCGGGCGGCGCCCGCGTCGTGTACGTCGACCACGACCCGCTCGTCATCGCGCACGCCCGCGCGCTGCTCATCGACGGCGGCAACATCGCGGCGCTGCGGGCCGACATCCGCGACCCGGCCGCCGTCATGGACAGCCCCGAGGTGCGGCGGCTGATCGACCCGGCCGAACCGGTCGCGCTGGTGTTCTCCTGCGTCCTGCACTTCGTGCCCGGCGCCGGGGACCTCGTCGACCGCCTCGCGGCGGTCACGGCGCCCGGCAGCGCGCTGGTCGTCTCGCACGCCACCGCCGACTTCGCCCCCGGCGCCGTCACCGAAGCCGCGCGGCTCTACGGCGAGGCGACCTCGGTCGCGGTGCATCCGCGCGGCGGCGCCGAGATCGCACGGCTCCTCGGGCCGTTCCGTCCGCTGCCGCCCGGGGTGGCGCCGCTCATCGCCGAGGGGCCGCCCGGCCCCCGCGACGAGCCGGTCATGTACGGCGCCGTCGGCGTCCGCTGA
- a CDS encoding acyltransferase family protein: MPTNTLTPPDTTIGAPPAKAPRMGWLDALRGLAALVVVFEHSLDVLLPEVRRATGPWFDFGRYGVFVFFLVSGYVVPFSLERRGSVRQFWAGRFFRLYPAWGVSVVLALLLGAAGLSYGLPAAIGDRPWTSALAHLTMLQDLLGVPNVVNVFWTLSYEMVFYLLVTAMFVAGVHRASARVALGFGVGAAILGVALPSGLLASRWPGGTIFAAALLLAGGLAAMVSRRRGLRRAGVGVVAALALILLVLNSRIGAIESLCIIATMFAGTAIRGIQDGRLRPGPAAAMVAIVPALTVAAGMRTPTSWALHANPNPLGPDWSIAVGAAWLTFLAGLALRHRSMPRVLVWLGLVSYSVYLLHPLVIQAIWHAAGQDTWGLSAPIRAAWGVVLLATVLTSAALVHRYVELPAQKLGRRVTARRRSPTASASASASASTAASTPQPAHP, translated from the coding sequence ATGCCGACGAACACCCTGACTCCGCCTGACACGACGATCGGCGCTCCCCCGGCGAAGGCACCGCGCATGGGCTGGCTGGACGCGCTCCGCGGCCTCGCCGCCTTGGTGGTGGTGTTCGAGCACTCCCTGGACGTGCTGCTGCCCGAGGTCCGCCGGGCGACCGGCCCGTGGTTCGACTTCGGCCGGTACGGGGTCTTCGTGTTCTTCCTCGTCAGCGGCTACGTGGTGCCGTTCTCCCTGGAGCGGCGCGGCAGCGTCCGGCAGTTCTGGGCCGGGCGGTTCTTCCGGCTGTATCCGGCGTGGGGCGTGTCGGTGGTGCTGGCGCTGCTGCTCGGCGCGGCCGGCCTCTCCTACGGGCTGCCCGCGGCGATCGGGGACCGGCCCTGGACGTCCGCGCTGGCGCACCTGACGATGCTGCAGGACCTGCTGGGCGTCCCGAACGTCGTCAACGTCTTCTGGACGCTGTCCTACGAGATGGTCTTCTACCTGCTCGTGACGGCGATGTTCGTCGCCGGCGTGCACCGCGCCAGCGCCCGCGTCGCCCTCGGCTTCGGCGTGGGCGCGGCCATCCTCGGGGTCGCGCTGCCGTCCGGGCTGCTGGCCTCCCGGTGGCCGGGCGGGACGATCTTCGCCGCCGCGCTGCTGCTCGCCGGCGGCCTGGCCGCCATGGTGAGCCGGCGCCGCGGGCTGCGGCGGGCGGGCGTCGGGGTGGTGGCCGCGCTGGCCCTCATCCTGCTCGTGCTGAACAGCCGCATCGGCGCCATCGAGAGCCTGTGCATCATCGCCACCATGTTCGCCGGGACCGCGATCCGCGGCATCCAGGACGGGCGGCTCCGGCCCGGACCCGCCGCGGCGATGGTGGCGATCGTCCCCGCCCTGACGGTGGCGGCGGGGATGCGCACCCCGACCAGCTGGGCCCTGCACGCCAACCCGAACCCCCTCGGGCCGGACTGGTCCATCGCCGTGGGCGCCGCGTGGCTGACGTTCCTGGCCGGCCTCGCCCTGCGGCACCGCTCCATGCCGCGCGTCCTCGTGTGGCTGGGCCTGGTCAGCTACTCGGTCTACCTGCTGCACCCGCTGGTCATCCAGGCGATCTGGCACGCCGCCGGACAAGACACCTGGGGGCTGTCGGCGCCGATCCGGGCCGCCTGGGGCGTGGTGCTGCTGGCGACCGTCCTCACCTCGGCCGCGCTGGTGCACCGGTATGTCGAACTGCCGGCGCAGAAGCTCGGCCGCCGCGTGACGGCGCGGCGGCGCTCCCCCACCGCCTCCGCCTCCGCCTCCGCCTCCGCCTCCACCGCCGCGTCCACACCGCAGCCCGCCCATCCCTGA
- a CDS encoding sensor histidine kinase encodes MSLRPGGTGVAHEEAFVHPALFYRGDEEYLAGTVPFIRAGLDAGEPVAVAVPGARTAQLGGALGAAAGQVTWIDMAEAGRNPGRIIPGVLRHFADRHTGGRVRIIGEPVWPGRSATEYPACAQHEALINLAFAGREATILCPYDVARLDPVAIADARATHPVVIDRYGLRPSGDYAPHRVIGDYNLPLPEPAEPAEAVAMSFDIDALSLVREFACHWGTRFGLGARAVGDLELAVNELAANSCLHGGGTGTARLWAENGHVVCEVSDAGTISDPLAGRRPADMSPNGGRGILMVNHIADLVRVHTGPEGTTIRVYMSTLSPGLS; translated from the coding sequence ATGAGCCTCAGGCCCGGCGGAACGGGCGTGGCACACGAGGAGGCGTTCGTCCACCCCGCGCTCTTCTACCGCGGTGACGAGGAGTACCTCGCGGGCACCGTGCCGTTCATCCGCGCCGGGCTCGACGCCGGCGAGCCGGTGGCCGTGGCGGTGCCCGGCGCCCGCACGGCCCAGCTCGGCGGCGCCCTCGGCGCGGCCGCCGGTCAGGTGACCTGGATCGACATGGCGGAGGCGGGCCGCAATCCCGGGCGCATCATCCCGGGGGTGCTGCGGCACTTCGCCGACCGGCACACCGGAGGCCGGGTGCGGATCATCGGCGAGCCCGTCTGGCCCGGTCGCTCGGCGACCGAGTACCCGGCCTGCGCGCAGCACGAGGCGCTGATCAACCTGGCTTTCGCGGGGCGCGAGGCGACGATCCTGTGCCCCTACGACGTGGCCCGGCTGGACCCGGTGGCGATCGCCGACGCCCGCGCCACCCATCCGGTCGTGATCGACCGGTACGGCCTGCGTCCGAGCGGCGACTACGCGCCGCACCGTGTCATCGGCGACTACAACCTGCCGCTGCCCGAGCCCGCCGAGCCCGCCGAGGCGGTCGCGATGAGCTTCGACATCGACGCGCTCTCCCTCGTCCGCGAGTTCGCCTGCCACTGGGGGACGCGGTTCGGCCTCGGCGCCAGAGCCGTCGGCGACCTCGAACTCGCCGTGAACGAGCTGGCCGCCAACTCCTGCCTGCACGGCGGCGGCACGGGCACCGCGCGGCTCTGGGCGGAGAACGGGCACGTCGTCTGCGAGGTCAGCGACGCCGGGACGATCAGCGACCCGCTCGCCGGCCGCCGCCCCGCTGACATGAGCCCGAACGGCGGCCGCGGCATCCTCATGGTCAACCACATCGCCGACCTGGTCCGCGTCCACACCGGGCCGGAGGGCACCACGATCCGCGTCTACATGAGCACCCTGAGCCCCGGTCTCAGCTGA
- a CDS encoding carboxylate-amine ligase yields MALRFGIEEEYFVVDPVSRGVVPRAAAVVRRAGAALGERASTELVAYLAEAKTSPCDDLDKLGEQIRSMRAVMAAAAAAEGVRLAATGTPVLGDLVPAPIARGARYAESLAVYRGLDDEQSICSCHVHVEMPDRERAVQVSNHLRPWLPTLLALAANSPYWAGRDTGHACWRALAWARWPVAGPPPYFASAGHYDDLVGALLECGALMDSGTIFWDVRPSARLPTIEVRLADVAPTAGEASVFAALVRALVQVSSDAVDAGERAPDPPSEILRAAYWLAARHGPAGRGLDVRTGRPASFGEQAGDLLAHVLPALRETGDLDAVARGVRRLVAGGTGAELQRAAHRGRGRLTDVVDAVLLPG; encoded by the coding sequence ATGGCCCTGCGATTCGGAATCGAGGAAGAGTACTTCGTCGTCGATCCCGTCTCCCGGGGGGTCGTCCCCCGTGCCGCCGCCGTGGTGCGCCGGGCGGGCGCGGCACTGGGCGAGCGCGCCTCCACCGAACTCGTCGCCTACCTCGCCGAGGCCAAGACCTCGCCGTGCGACGACCTGGACAAGCTCGGCGAGCAGATCCGCTCGATGCGGGCGGTGATGGCCGCCGCCGCGGCGGCGGAGGGCGTCCGGCTCGCCGCGACCGGGACGCCCGTGCTGGGGGACCTCGTGCCCGCCCCGATCGCCCGCGGCGCCCGCTACGCCGAGAGCCTCGCCGTCTACCGCGGCCTGGACGACGAGCAGAGCATCTGCTCGTGCCATGTCCACGTCGAGATGCCCGACCGCGAGCGCGCCGTCCAGGTCAGCAACCATCTGCGCCCCTGGCTGCCGACGCTGCTGGCCCTGGCGGCGAACTCGCCGTACTGGGCGGGACGCGACACCGGCCACGCCTGCTGGCGGGCGCTGGCCTGGGCGCGGTGGCCGGTGGCGGGGCCTCCGCCCTACTTCGCGTCGGCGGGCCACTACGACGACCTCGTCGGGGCGCTGCTCGAATGCGGTGCCCTGATGGACTCCGGGACGATCTTCTGGGACGTCCGGCCGTCGGCGCGGCTGCCCACGATCGAGGTCCGGCTCGCGGACGTCGCCCCGACGGCCGGGGAGGCCTCGGTGTTCGCCGCACTCGTCCGGGCGCTGGTGCAGGTGTCGTCCGACGCGGTGGACGCCGGCGAGCGGGCGCCCGACCCGCCCTCCGAGATACTGCGCGCGGCCTACTGGCTGGCGGCGCGGCACGGACCGGCCGGGCGGGGCCTGGACGTGCGCACGGGACGGCCCGCGAGCTTCGGCGAGCAGGCGGGCGACCTGCTGGCGCACGTGCTGCCCGCGCTGCGCGAGACCGGCGACCTCGACGCCGTCGCCCGCGGGGTCCGGCGCCTGGTCGCCGGCGGTACGGGAGCGGAACTGCAGCGCGCCGCCCACCGCGGGCGCGGGCGGCTGACCGACGTCGTCGACGCGGTCCTCCTGCCCGGCTAA
- a CDS encoding acyl-CoA dehydrogenase family protein: MTLESLPGDLYHMQELLDEREKEILGRVRGFLEAKIAPIANDCWGRAEFPFDLIPQYGELGIAGLAYDECPGDKPSSLLTGFLAMDMARVDPSMATFFGVHAGLAMGSIGRCGSPEQRERWLPAMGRMEKIGAFALTEPEGGSDVALGLRTTARRDGDHWVLNGAKRWIGNATFADHTVVWARDEADDQVKGFVVAKGAPGFTATRIENKIALRTVQNADILLEDCRVPESDRLAGANGFRDTAAILRQTRSGVAWQAVGVMLAAYEIARDYAVEREQFGRPIAKFQLVQDLLVRMLGNATASLGMVVRLAQLQDEGLYRDEHSALAKAYCTSRMREAVGWARELMAGNGIVLDYGIGRFVADAEALYSYEGTREINTLIVGRAATGLGAFV; the protein is encoded by the coding sequence ATGACCCTGGAATCACTCCCCGGCGACCTCTACCACATGCAGGAACTCCTCGACGAGCGGGAGAAGGAGATCCTCGGGAGGGTGCGCGGCTTCCTGGAGGCGAAGATCGCGCCGATCGCCAACGACTGCTGGGGGCGGGCGGAGTTCCCGTTCGACCTGATCCCGCAGTACGGGGAGCTCGGCATCGCCGGCCTGGCCTACGACGAGTGCCCGGGCGACAAGCCGAGCAGCCTGCTCACCGGGTTCCTCGCGATGGACATGGCCCGCGTGGATCCGTCCATGGCGACGTTCTTCGGAGTGCACGCCGGGCTCGCGATGGGCAGCATCGGGCGGTGCGGCTCCCCGGAGCAGCGCGAGCGCTGGCTGCCCGCGATGGGGCGGATGGAGAAGATCGGCGCGTTCGCGCTCACCGAGCCGGAGGGCGGTTCGGACGTCGCGCTGGGCCTGCGCACCACGGCGCGGCGCGACGGCGACCACTGGGTGCTGAACGGCGCCAAGCGCTGGATCGGCAACGCCACCTTCGCCGACCACACCGTCGTGTGGGCCAGGGACGAGGCCGACGACCAGGTGAAGGGGTTCGTGGTCGCGAAGGGCGCACCCGGGTTCACCGCGACCCGGATCGAGAACAAGATCGCGCTGCGGACCGTGCAGAACGCCGACATCCTCCTGGAGGACTGCCGGGTCCCCGAGTCCGACCGGCTGGCCGGGGCGAACGGGTTCCGGGACACCGCCGCGATCCTGCGCCAGACCCGCAGCGGCGTCGCCTGGCAGGCCGTCGGGGTGATGCTCGCCGCCTACGAGATCGCCCGCGACTACGCGGTGGAGCGCGAGCAGTTCGGGCGGCCGATCGCCAAGTTCCAGCTCGTCCAGGACCTTCTGGTCAGGATGCTCGGCAACGCCACCGCCTCTCTCGGCATGGTGGTGCGGCTCGCCCAGCTCCAGGACGAGGGCCTCTACCGCGACGAGCACTCCGCGCTCGCCAAGGCCTACTGCACCAGCCGCATGCGCGAGGCGGTCGGCTGGGCGCGCGAGCTGATGGCGGGCAACGGGATCGTCCTCGACTACGGCATCGGCCGGTTCGTCGCCGACGCCGAGGCCCTCTACTCCTACGAGGGCACCCGGGAGATCAACACGCTGATCGTCGGACGCGCGGCGACCGGTCTGGGGGCGTTCGTCTGA
- a CDS encoding HGxxPAAW family protein, whose product MSTGSHAGRPKSWVAVAIIFIGFAIGGVGITLGPDWVVFGVGAALVAIGGVIALAVDIMTDVVVDEPRG is encoded by the coding sequence ATGTCGACTGGCAGCCACGCCGGGCGTCCCAAGTCCTGGGTCGCCGTGGCCATCATCTTCATCGGTTTCGCCATCGGCGGCGTCGGCATCACCCTGGGCCCCGACTGGGTCGTGTTCGGAGTGGGCGCCGCACTCGTCGCGATCGGCGGCGTCATCGCACTGGCCGTCGACATCATGACCGACGTCGTGGTCGACGAGCCCCGGGGGTAG
- a CDS encoding GNAT family N-acetyltransferase, translated as MTSEPRPSPLVRVADDADAAPIATLLGRAFDDDPVWRWLLPDDASRVRRMTALFGILLRRVHLPHGSTETTGRGDGAEAAALWDPPGLWSVPLRLQAAHAMPLLRILGTRTPATLRALGAIEKHHPREPHWYLAVLGTDPPAQGNGLGAALLRSRLDRCDAEGLPAYLESSKEQNVPYYERFGFRVTRELRLPGRGCPPVWLMWRDAER; from the coding sequence ATGACGTCCGAGCCCCGTCCGTCCCCCCTCGTCCGCGTGGCGGACGACGCCGACGCCGCACCGATCGCGACCCTCCTCGGGCGCGCGTTCGACGACGACCCCGTCTGGCGCTGGCTGCTACCGGACGACGCCTCCCGCGTGCGGCGGATGACCGCGCTGTTCGGCATCCTGCTGCGGCGGGTCCACCTCCCCCACGGATCCACCGAGACCACCGGGCGCGGGGACGGGGCCGAGGCCGCCGCGCTGTGGGACCCGCCCGGACTGTGGAGCGTGCCCCTGCGATTGCAGGCGGCGCACGCCATGCCGCTGCTGCGCATCCTCGGCACCAGGACGCCCGCCACCCTCCGCGCGCTCGGCGCGATCGAGAAGCACCATCCGCGCGAGCCGCACTGGTACCTGGCCGTGCTCGGCACCGACCCCCCGGCGCAGGGCAACGGTCTGGGCGCGGCCCTGCTGCGGTCGCGGCTCGATCGCTGCGATGCCGAGGGCCTGCCCGCCTACCTGGAATCGTCCAAGGAACAGAACGTGCCCTACTACGAGAGGTTCGGCTTCAGGGTGACGCGCGAACTCCGGCTGCCGGGCAGGGGGTGCCCGCCGGTCTGGCTCATGTGGCGCGACGCCGAACGGTGA
- a CDS encoding phosphotransferase, with protein MTSPEWAPEREVTPELAGTLIGRRFPELRGAPVERLATGWDNTVFLVGGDWVFRFPRRQMAIPGVEREIAVLPVLAPRLPLPVPVPRFAGAPSDDFPWPFWGARRIPGRELADVRPADGDRVVLAAETGAFLRALHDPALAREAGEGLPFDPMGRADPAGRASRTYGRLDAIAAGGVWERDPAVEDFLAAAQGWDAPGGEPVIVHGDLHVRHLLLTADGHAAGVIDWGDVCLGAPAVDLSLAYAGFEGAAREAFLAEYGPVPGEQEAAARTLALNLTATLAEYAASTGRDALLAETLAGLGRALS; from the coding sequence GTGACGAGTCCCGAATGGGCCCCTGAGCGCGAGGTGACGCCCGAACTGGCGGGCACGCTGATCGGGCGGAGGTTCCCTGAGCTGCGCGGCGCCCCGGTGGAGCGCCTCGCCACCGGCTGGGACAACACCGTCTTCCTCGTCGGCGGGGACTGGGTGTTCCGGTTCCCGCGCCGGCAGATGGCGATCCCGGGGGTCGAGCGCGAGATCGCGGTGCTGCCCGTCCTGGCGCCACGGCTGCCGCTGCCGGTGCCCGTGCCGCGCTTCGCCGGGGCGCCGTCGGACGACTTCCCCTGGCCGTTCTGGGGCGCGCGGCGCATCCCGGGCCGCGAGCTCGCCGACGTGCGGCCGGCGGACGGGGACCGGGTCGTCCTCGCCGCCGAGACCGGGGCCTTCCTGCGGGCCCTGCACGACCCTGCCCTGGCCCGGGAGGCGGGGGAGGGCCTGCCGTTCGATCCGATGGGACGCGCCGACCCCGCCGGGCGCGCGTCGCGTACCTACGGCCGCCTGGACGCGATCGCCGCCGGAGGGGTCTGGGAACGGGATCCGGCCGTCGAGGACTTCCTGGCGGCGGCCCAGGGCTGGGACGCGCCGGGCGGGGAACCGGTGATCGTCCATGGGGATCTGCACGTCCGGCATCTCCTGCTCACCGCCGACGGCCATGCGGCGGGAGTGATCGACTGGGGGGACGTCTGCCTCGGCGCCCCGGCCGTGGACCTGTCGCTGGCCTACGCGGGGTTCGAAGGCGCCGCGCGGGAGGCGTTCCTCGCGGAGTACGGGCCGGTGCCGGGGGAGCAGGAGGCCGCCGCGCGCACCCTGGCGCTGAACCTCACCGCGACGCTGGCCGAGTACGCGGCGTCCACCGGGCGGGACGCGCTGCTCGCCGAGACACTCGCGGGGCTCGGACGCGCCCTCAGCTGA
- a CDS encoding methylmalonyl-CoA mutase subunit beta — MTVPPEELELAAAFPTADRDRWREMVKGVLRRSGAAGEDTPLDEIEGLLTRDSYDGVPIAALYTRDDAPPGRPGLAPYVREVRPDGEGIAGWDVRQRHAHPDPAVTREAILADLENGATSVWLRLGEGGLPVAALPEALRGVLLDLAPVVLDAGASAGEAAEAFLALVAERGNAAVASGSLGADPLGLAARTGTPGSLDEAAALAVRCVREFPGLRAVVADGTPYHDAGGGDAEELGAAVAAGVAYLRALTGAGLSVDEAFGQIEFRLAVNADQFASIAKLRAARRLWARVAEVSGAAEGTAARVHAVTSSAMMTRRDPWVNMLRTTIATFAAGVGGADAVTVQPFDARLGLPDGFARRIARNTQTLLLEESSLARVVDPAGGSWYAESLTEGLAQAAWTWFTEIEKAGGLAAALDSGLVARRLAATWERRRKDVARRKAPLTGISEFPNLTETLPQRAPAPPGPGGGLPTVAYAQDFEALRDRSDAHAEATGAPPKVFLATLGPIAAHTARASFAANLFQAGGIETITGAPEEFGTSGAAVACICSSDALYEEGAAEAARVLRDAGAVKVWLAGKGTYEGVDARVHAGCDAIEVLETTLHDLGVNE, encoded by the coding sequence ATGACGGTGCCGCCTGAGGAACTCGAACTGGCCGCCGCCTTCCCCACGGCCGACCGCGACCGGTGGCGGGAGATGGTGAAGGGGGTGCTGCGCAGGTCCGGCGCGGCGGGCGAGGACACCCCCCTCGACGAGATCGAGGGTCTGCTGACCCGGGACTCCTACGACGGAGTGCCCATCGCCGCGCTCTACACCCGCGACGACGCGCCGCCCGGACGTCCCGGGCTGGCCCCCTACGTGCGCGAGGTGCGCCCCGACGGCGAGGGGATCGCCGGATGGGACGTCCGGCAGCGGCACGCGCACCCCGACCCGGCCGTCACCCGCGAGGCGATCCTCGCCGACCTGGAGAACGGCGCCACCTCCGTGTGGCTGCGGCTCGGCGAGGGCGGCCTGCCCGTGGCCGCGCTCCCCGAGGCGCTGCGCGGCGTCCTGCTCGACCTGGCCCCCGTGGTGCTGGACGCGGGGGCGTCGGCGGGCGAGGCCGCGGAGGCGTTCCTGGCCCTGGTCGCCGAGCGCGGGAACGCGGCCGTCGCGTCCGGCAGTCTCGGTGCCGACCCGCTCGGCCTCGCGGCGCGCACCGGCACGCCAGGTTCGCTGGACGAGGCCGCCGCGCTCGCCGTCCGCTGCGTCCGCGAGTTCCCCGGGCTGCGCGCGGTCGTCGCCGACGGGACCCCGTACCACGACGCGGGCGGCGGCGACGCCGAGGAACTGGGCGCCGCCGTCGCCGCCGGCGTCGCGTACCTGCGCGCCCTGACCGGCGCCGGGCTGAGCGTGGACGAGGCGTTCGGGCAGATCGAGTTCCGCCTCGCCGTCAACGCCGACCAGTTCGCCTCGATCGCCAAGCTCCGCGCCGCCCGCCGCCTGTGGGCGCGGGTCGCGGAGGTCAGCGGCGCCGCGGAGGGCACCGCCGCGCGCGTCCACGCGGTCACCTCGTCGGCGATGATGACGCGGCGCGACCCGTGGGTGAACATGCTGCGCACCACCATCGCGACGTTCGCCGCCGGGGTCGGCGGCGCGGACGCGGTCACCGTCCAGCCGTTCGACGCCCGCCTCGGCCTGCCCGACGGCTTCGCCCGGCGCATCGCCCGCAACACCCAGACGCTGCTGCTGGAGGAATCGAGCCTCGCCCGCGTCGTCGACCCGGCGGGCGGCTCCTGGTACGCCGAGAGCCTCACCGAGGGGCTCGCCCAGGCCGCCTGGACCTGGTTCACCGAGATCGAGAAGGCCGGGGGCCTGGCCGCCGCCCTCGACTCGGGCCTCGTCGCCCGCCGCCTCGCCGCCACCTGGGAGCGGCGGCGCAAGGACGTCGCCCGCCGCAAGGCGCCGCTCACCGGCATCAGCGAGTTCCCCAACCTCACCGAGACGCTGCCACAGCGCGCCCCGGCGCCACCGGGGCCCGGCGGCGGCCTCCCGACCGTCGCCTACGCGCAGGACTTCGAGGCCCTGCGCGATCGCTCCGACGCCCACGCCGAGGCCACCGGCGCCCCTCCGAAGGTCTTCCTCGCGACGCTCGGGCCGATCGCCGCCCACACGGCGCGCGCGTCGTTCGCCGCCAACCTCTTCCAGGCCGGCGGGATCGAGACGATCACGGGCGCCCCCGAGGAGTTCGGGACGTCCGGCGCCGCGGTCGCCTGCATCTGCTCCAGCGACGCCCTCTACGAGGAGGGCGCCGCGGAGGCCGCGCGGGTTCTGCGGGACGCGGGTGCGGTGAAGGTCTGGCTGGCGGGTAAGGGAACCTACGAGGGGGTCGACGCCCGCGTGCACGCGGGATGCGACGCGATCGAGGTGCTGGAGACCACCCTCCACGATCTGGGAGTGAACGAATGA